A stretch of the Porifericola rhodea genome encodes the following:
- a CDS encoding ABC transporter permease, translated as MISNYLKIAFRNLANHKLYAFLNIIGLSIGLASSLLIILYIAHELSYDTFNEKADRIYRVALNGKIAEQEVFTTNTTAPLAFTAVEEFPEVENATRLYTYHQDLVIRKGDMVISEEKVFIADSTFFEVFSFELLEGDAATALTEPNSLVIPQNIAHKYFGDDSALGQTLLLGNEKTPHIITGILKDLPDNSHFHFNMLRSMSSMEFSRSQEWFNNSFMTYLLLHEGASAEAVDQKLVTLVEKYVGPEVEQYMGVSLKNFMEQGNKYGYFLQPLLDIHLHSHLNDEIEPNSDITYVYIFAAIGFFIILLACINFMNLATARSANRAKEVGVRKTLGSLRKHLVRQFLTESVLLSVLASVLALFAALLLLQPFNYLAGKQISSDVFFRLEFIAGLMGLTILVGVIAGSYPAFYLSSFRPVEVLKGRLKAGMKSSGIRNVLVVFQFFISITLIICTLLVYKQLEYTRTKNLGFDKENIVVLSGLWKLNEGEQKALKQELIGQANIINASISNHVPPGANNTTIFRKKDTDEDILISTYFVDYEHLPTLKIEMLVGRNFSRDYLSDTAVVLLNEAAVKQFGFEKPINEEISYFGGEYGGMEDYTVVGVFKDFNFESLRSDIRPLALMLAERGGHLSVRIHGDVRTAMSSIEQSWKKYAADEPFQYSFMDEDYDKLFRAEQRLGVVFSIFTGLAILVACLGLLGLAAFMAEQRTKEIGIRKVMGASVGSVMLLLSKDFTKLVIIAFVLAIPLAYYVMESWLEGFAFRIAIGPEIFILAGLSSLCIAWLTVSWQSARAAIANPVDSLRNE; from the coding sequence ATGATTAGTAATTATCTCAAAATTGCTTTTCGCAACCTGGCTAATCATAAATTATATGCTTTCCTCAACATTATTGGGTTAAGTATTGGCCTGGCCAGCAGTCTGCTTATCATTTTATACATTGCACATGAGCTGAGCTATGATACTTTCAACGAAAAGGCAGACCGAATTTACCGTGTTGCTCTCAATGGAAAAATAGCGGAGCAAGAAGTTTTTACCACCAATACTACTGCTCCTCTGGCATTTACTGCTGTGGAAGAGTTTCCTGAGGTAGAAAATGCTACCCGCCTCTATACCTACCATCAAGACCTGGTAATTCGTAAGGGAGATATGGTTATTTCTGAAGAAAAGGTGTTTATTGCTGATTCTACTTTTTTTGAAGTATTTAGTTTTGAACTGCTGGAAGGAGATGCCGCTACTGCCCTGACAGAGCCTAACAGCCTAGTAATACCGCAAAATATAGCGCACAAATACTTTGGCGACGATTCTGCCTTGGGGCAGACTTTGCTTTTAGGTAATGAAAAAACCCCCCATATAATTACGGGTATACTAAAAGACTTGCCCGACAACTCTCATTTTCATTTTAATATGCTACGCTCTATGAGCAGTATGGAGTTTAGCCGCAGTCAGGAATGGTTTAACAATAGCTTCATGACCTACTTGCTTTTACATGAAGGGGCTTCGGCCGAGGCAGTAGATCAAAAACTAGTCACATTGGTAGAGAAGTATGTAGGGCCAGAAGTAGAACAGTATATGGGAGTTTCTCTGAAAAATTTTATGGAACAGGGAAATAAATATGGCTATTTTCTGCAACCACTGTTAGATATACATCTACATTCCCATTTAAATGATGAGATTGAGCCTAACAGCGATATTACCTACGTTTATATCTTCGCTGCAATTGGCTTTTTTATTATACTGCTAGCCTGTATTAATTTTATGAACCTGGCTACTGCACGCTCTGCCAACAGGGCTAAAGAAGTAGGGGTACGCAAAACGCTGGGTTCGCTGCGTAAACACCTGGTTCGTCAGTTTCTGACAGAATCAGTTTTGTTGAGTGTGCTTGCTAGTGTACTGGCGCTTTTTGCAGCTTTGTTATTATTACAGCCGTTCAACTACCTGGCAGGTAAACAGATCTCTTCAGATGTTTTTTTTAGATTGGAGTTTATTGCTGGCTTAATGGGCCTTACTATACTGGTTGGAGTTATTGCTGGAAGTTATCCCGCTTTTTACCTTTCCTCTTTTCGTCCGGTAGAGGTTCTCAAAGGCAGGCTCAAAGCAGGTATGAAGAGCAGTGGTATTCGCAATGTGTTGGTTGTATTTCAGTTTTTTATATCTATCACACTTATCATTTGTACATTGCTGGTATACAAGCAGTTGGAGTATACCAGAACCAAGAACTTAGGATTTGATAAGGAAAATATAGTGGTACTTAGCGGGCTGTGGAAGCTTAATGAGGGTGAACAGAAGGCATTGAAGCAAGAACTAATCGGGCAAGCTAATATAATTAATGCCTCCATTTCTAATCACGTGCCCCCGGGAGCAAACAATACCACTATTTTTAGAAAAAAGGATACAGATGAAGACATTCTTATCTCTACCTATTTTGTAGATTATGAGCATTTGCCCACCTTAAAAATAGAGATGCTTGTAGGGAGAAACTTCTCCCGCGACTACCTCTCAGACACTGCGGTAGTGTTGCTTAATGAAGCGGCAGTCAAACAGTTTGGTTTTGAAAAACCTATCAATGAAGAAATTTCCTATTTCGGGGGTGAGTATGGGGGCATGGAAGACTATACCGTAGTAGGAGTGTTTAAAGATTTTAATTTTGAAAGCCTGCGGTCAGATATTCGTCCGCTTGCCCTAATGCTTGCTGAAAGGGGAGGTCATTTGTCTGTAAGAATTCATGGCGATGTGCGTACTGCCATGAGTAGTATTGAGCAAAGCTGGAAAAAGTATGCTGCTGATGAACCCTTTCAATATTCTTTTATGGACGAAGACTACGATAAGCTATTCCGAGCCGAGCAGCGTCTAGGCGTAGTGTTTTCTATCTTTACCGGGTTGGCCATTTTAGTAGCTTGCCTGGGGCTGTTGGGTTTGGCCGCATTTATGGCCGAGCAGCGTACTAAAGAAATTGGTATTAGAAAGGTCATGGGTGCTTCAGTAGGAAGTGTAATGCTTCTGCTGTCTAAAGATTTTACCAAACTGGTAATTATTGCCTTTGTGTTGGCAATCCCTTTAGCGTACTATGTGATGGAAAGCTGGTTGGAAGGTTTTGCTTTCCGTATCGCAATAGGCCCGGAGATATTTATTCTGGCAGGCCTAAGCTCACTCTGCATTGCCTGGCTTACTGTAAGCTGGCAGTCGGCCAGAGCAGCAATCGCTAACCCGGTAGATTCTTTAAGAAATGAATAA
- a CDS encoding substrate-binding domain-containing protein — protein sequence MDTHIKLYKHQQPFLSVYSPFFILLFTLLCISCQPNQQDAILIGFSQCVDDDDWRQTMYFEMQKELAFYPEARLIYKNADASNAQQIEDIKSLRDEGVDILIVSPNEAQPITPIVEEVYASGIPVIVVDRKIASDKYTAYVGGDNYEIGNIAGAYAASLLPEGGKILEISGLPGSTPAQERHRGFTDALSRFNTLSLLDSINGQWEEHIARQETRRQLSRVKEADLIFAFNDMMARATHEVLDSAKVHSKPILFGIDGLFGPSLGIDMVSQGILDATFLYPTGGDKAIELAVNILKGKPFDKENILQTTVIDQSNVKIIKSQAEKIYDQQQDIVNQQRAIEEQLAVYQNQRTLLYVLISSLAAAIILGAFALYALREKLETNRELKSKNEEILKQQQQIMQLAQESEEANQAKFRFFTDISHEFRTPITLILTSIEDILESGSSHKQALQRDILLIKRNAARLLRLVSQLLDFRRIEHGKMEVKASPGDLIPFIREIFSAFEATASKRKIDYQLLCLESELPMWFDDSMLDKVFFNLLSNAFKFTPNGGKITLMVEKDKSTQKARVLIKDNGQGMSKNQMAHAFERFYQGEQNSSMGTGLGLSLSHELIHLHHGSIKVDSEPAKGTSFEVKLPLGDTHFKESERCHSSRNEHSTVLKTIYEDEDAFEEEESVSVGSPSGFSILVIEDNTDLRKFLLTKLQQHYQVWGTEDGDSGLVLAQKEVPDLIISDIMMPGTSGLQLARQLKSDLRTSHIPIILLTARDTTEQQVEGLQTGADAYIVKPFHTRYLLARVQQLLQSRNALQAHYKSGATESAPFPPPVDGISTIDQEFLDAFRSEVLQKLGDSELHVNDIAKAVGLSRVQLYRKVKALLEVSVNDYIRQLRLEKARALLCQQELSIAEVAYAVGFSSPAYFSTVFKNEYQQSPSEFVRDTTSAS from the coding sequence ATGGATACACACATAAAGTTATATAAGCACCAGCAACCTTTTCTCTCTGTTTACAGCCCCTTTTTTATACTGCTGTTTACTCTACTGTGCATATCCTGCCAGCCCAATCAGCAAGACGCTATTCTTATCGGCTTTTCGCAATGTGTAGATGATGACGACTGGCGTCAGACTATGTATTTTGAGATGCAGAAAGAGCTTGCCTTTTATCCGGAAGCCCGGCTTATCTACAAGAATGCCGATGCAAGCAATGCGCAACAAATTGAAGATATTAAAAGTCTTAGAGATGAAGGTGTTGATATACTAATTGTATCGCCCAATGAGGCACAGCCCATTACCCCTATTGTAGAAGAGGTTTATGCATCGGGCATACCTGTGATTGTGGTAGACCGAAAAATTGCTTCTGATAAATATACTGCCTATGTAGGGGGAGATAATTATGAGATTGGCAATATTGCTGGGGCTTATGCCGCAAGCCTCTTGCCCGAAGGGGGCAAAATACTAGAAATCAGCGGGCTGCCTGGCTCTACGCCTGCTCAGGAACGTCATCGGGGATTTACCGATGCTTTAAGCCGTTTTAATACTCTCAGCCTTCTTGACTCCATCAACGGGCAGTGGGAAGAACATATTGCCCGTCAGGAAACCCGCCGCCAGCTCAGTAGGGTAAAGGAGGCTGACCTTATTTTTGCGTTTAATGATATGATGGCTCGTGCCACTCACGAAGTGCTGGACTCGGCGAAGGTACACTCTAAACCCATTCTATTTGGAATTGATGGCCTTTTTGGTCCCAGCCTGGGCATAGATATGGTAAGCCAGGGTATATTGGATGCTACTTTCCTGTACCCCACCGGCGGAGACAAAGCAATAGAGCTCGCAGTCAACATTCTTAAAGGCAAACCCTTTGACAAAGAAAACATATTACAGACCACTGTAATAGATCAGTCTAACGTCAAGATTATTAAGTCTCAGGCAGAAAAAATCTACGATCAGCAGCAGGATATCGTTAACCAGCAGCGTGCTATAGAGGAGCAATTGGCAGTATACCAAAACCAGCGCACCCTACTCTATGTGCTCATTAGTAGTTTGGCTGCAGCCATTATTTTAGGTGCCTTTGCCCTTTACGCGCTCAGAGAAAAGCTGGAAACCAACCGGGAACTTAAAAGTAAAAACGAAGAGATTTTAAAGCAGCAACAGCAGATTATGCAGCTCGCACAGGAAAGTGAAGAAGCCAACCAGGCTAAGTTTCGCTTCTTTACGGATATTTCCCATGAATTTCGTACACCCATCACCCTCATTCTTACTTCTATAGAGGATATTTTGGAAAGCGGAAGCTCGCACAAGCAAGCCCTCCAGCGTGATATTCTTCTCATTAAAAGAAATGCGGCCCGCCTACTACGCCTGGTGAGCCAGCTGCTTGACTTTCGACGTATAGAGCATGGAAAAATGGAAGTTAAAGCTTCGCCCGGCGACCTGATACCTTTTATACGCGAAATATTTTCTGCTTTTGAGGCTACTGCGTCCAAGCGCAAAATAGACTATCAGTTACTTTGTCTGGAAAGTGAGCTCCCCATGTGGTTTGACGATTCTATGTTGGATAAGGTATTTTTTAACCTCCTCTCCAATGCCTTTAAATTTACGCCGAATGGTGGTAAAATCACTTTGATGGTAGAAAAGGACAAAAGTACGCAGAAGGCCCGAGTACTCATTAAAGATAATGGGCAGGGCATGTCTAAAAACCAGATGGCTCATGCTTTTGAAAGATTTTATCAGGGTGAGCAAAATAGTAGCATGGGCACAGGCCTGGGACTGTCTTTGTCTCACGAGCTTATCCACCTCCATCATGGGTCTATAAAAGTAGACAGTGAGCCCGCTAAGGGTACAAGCTTTGAAGTTAAACTGCCTTTAGGAGACACACACTTTAAGGAAAGTGAACGCTGCCACTCTTCCAGAAACGAGCATAGCACTGTGCTTAAAACCATCTATGAAGACGAGGATGCTTTTGAGGAGGAAGAGTCCGTTTCAGTCGGTTCACCCTCCGGCTTTTCCATTTTGGTGATAGAAGATAATACCGATCTCAGAAAGTTTTTGCTTACCAAATTACAGCAACACTACCAGGTGTGGGGCACCGAAGACGGAGACAGCGGGCTGGTATTGGCTCAAAAAGAAGTACCAGATCTCATTATTAGTGATATTATGATGCCCGGCACCAGTGGGCTTCAACTTGCCAGGCAGTTAAAATCAGACTTACGGACATCGCACATCCCCATTATTCTGCTCACCGCAAGAGATACTACGGAGCAGCAGGTAGAGGGCTTACAGACCGGAGCAGATGCATATATTGTAAAGCCTTTTCATACCCGCTACCTTCTTGCCCGGGTGCAGCAGTTACTACAAAGCCGTAATGCTTTGCAGGCACACTATAAGTCAGGCGCTACCGAATCCGCTCCCTTTCCACCACCTGTTGATGGTATTAGCACTATTGATCAGGAGTTTTTAGATGCCTTCCGGTCAGAGGTTCTGCAAAAGTTAGGAGACTCGGAACTTCATGTAAATGACATCGCCAAAGCAGTAGGATTATCACGCGTTCAGCTGTATCGTAAAGTAAAAGCCCTTCTGGAAGTAAGCGTGAATGACTACATCCGCCAACTGAGGCTGGAGAAAGCGAGAGCACTGCTATGCCAGCAGGAACTTAGTATTGCCGAAGTAGCATATGCTGTAGGCTTTTCTTCTCCTGCTTACTTCTCTACTGTCTTTAAAAATGAGTATCAGCAATCTCCTTCAGAATTTGTAAGAGACACAACCTCTGCCTCTTAA
- a CDS encoding sugar porter family MFS transporter — MIKNRHLLFWSITVALGGFLFGFDTAVISGAEQTIQTVWQLSSVQHGLTVSIALLGTVIGALFGGIPSDSLGRRQTLFWIAVLYFLSALGSALATDWYLFLLFRFIGGLGVGASSVAAPMYISEISPANARGRLVALFQFNVVFGILIAYLSNYLIGGSRAQDWRWMLGVEAIPALIFLVLILFVPESPRWLVIKKGKLADALKVLKIINPVGAEAELESIQSSAEVERESSKSPFFSKRYSFPISLAVLFAMFNQLSGINAIIYYAPRIFAMTGLDTASSLLSTAGIGITNFAATLIALNFIDRFGRRKLMLIGSVGLITTLALVSHAFFTQSFGGLWVPIYLFLYIAFFAFSQGAVIWVFISEVFPNRVRAQGQALGSFAHWFMAALVAFIFPIITQALGGGLTFLLFSGMMILQLLFVVKMMPETNGKSLEEMETSLHYEKV; from the coding sequence ATGATAAAAAACAGACACCTTCTTTTCTGGTCAATTACAGTAGCCTTGGGTGGATTCCTTTTTGGCTTTGATACTGCGGTAATTTCTGGCGCGGAGCAAACCATACAGACAGTCTGGCAACTTAGTAGTGTACAACATGGGCTAACGGTCTCTATAGCATTACTTGGTACGGTAATCGGTGCTTTATTCGGAGGGATACCCTCTGACTCATTAGGCAGAAGGCAAACACTTTTCTGGATAGCTGTACTCTACTTTTTATCAGCCCTGGGCTCAGCACTGGCTACCGACTGGTACCTTTTCCTGCTATTTAGATTTATTGGTGGCCTGGGTGTAGGAGCTTCATCGGTAGCGGCCCCCATGTACATTTCTGAAATTTCCCCGGCTAATGCACGCGGCAGACTGGTGGCACTCTTCCAGTTTAATGTGGTTTTTGGGATACTCATTGCCTACCTCTCAAACTACCTGATTGGAGGTAGCAGAGCGCAAGACTGGCGCTGGATGTTAGGGGTAGAGGCCATTCCGGCCCTCATCTTTTTGGTGCTGATACTTTTTGTGCCAGAAAGCCCCCGCTGGCTGGTAATAAAAAAAGGAAAACTGGCCGATGCATTAAAGGTTCTGAAAATTATTAATCCTGTGGGGGCTGAGGCAGAACTAGAGTCTATTCAAAGCTCGGCAGAAGTTGAGCGAGAAAGCTCCAAATCGCCTTTCTTTTCTAAAAGATATAGTTTTCCTATCAGCCTGGCAGTGCTATTTGCGATGTTTAACCAACTCTCAGGCATCAATGCTATAATTTATTACGCTCCGCGCATTTTTGCCATGACTGGTCTAGATACAGCTTCTTCTTTACTTTCTACAGCAGGCATAGGTATTACCAATTTTGCCGCAACACTTATCGCACTCAATTTTATAGACCGGTTTGGCAGGCGTAAACTTATGCTGATTGGCTCGGTGGGCCTCATCACTACTTTAGCACTAGTATCTCATGCTTTCTTTACACAGTCATTTGGAGGACTGTGGGTACCGATCTACCTTTTTCTGTATATCGCTTTTTTTGCCTTTTCGCAGGGAGCTGTCATCTGGGTATTTATCTCAGAAGTGTTTCCCAATCGTGTCCGAGCACAGGGGCAGGCTTTAGGAAGCTTCGCACACTGGTTTATGGCAGCACTTGTTGCTTTTATCTTTCCTATCATTACTCAAGCGCTTGGCGGAGGGCTCACCTTCTTGCTCTTTAGTGGCATGATGATACTGCAGCTACTCTTCGTAGTCAAAATGATGCCGGAAACTAACGGAAAATCTTTAGAAGAAATGGAAACCAGCCTACATTATGAAAAAGTATAA
- a CDS encoding carbohydrate kinase family protein produces MKKYKDNKSAICFGEMLYDIFPDGRLPGGAPMNVALHLHQHQIDTHFISSIGRDEEGDSLLKMLEERNFSTRWIQRNPAYQSGKVYADVSKNEDVSYEIVYPVAWDYIETDDQLIELAKETQIFLYGSLAARGTNSRHTLLTLLAHANTKVFDINLRQPFYDRELIQKLLQHADIAKVNEEEFSLLAQWFLGKESEETAENDIYELAEKFKLDTICITRGSKGASLLAEGKLWHQAGFHVTVADTVGSGDAFLGAFLSQMLHNKNPQECLQYGCAVGAYVASQKGATPQVNTQIIQDFFK; encoded by the coding sequence ATGAAAAAGTATAAAGACAACAAATCAGCCATTTGTTTTGGAGAGATGCTTTATGACATTTTTCCTGACGGCCGTCTGCCGGGTGGTGCTCCCATGAATGTAGCACTCCACCTGCACCAGCATCAGATTGATACTCACTTTATCTCCAGCATTGGTAGAGATGAAGAAGGGGACTCTTTACTCAAGATGCTGGAAGAAAGAAACTTTAGCACCCGATGGATTCAGAGAAACCCGGCATACCAAAGTGGCAAAGTCTACGCAGATGTTAGCAAGAATGAAGACGTAAGCTACGAAATCGTTTATCCTGTTGCCTGGGACTACATAGAAACGGATGACCAACTTATTGAGCTGGCTAAAGAGACTCAGATTTTTTTATACGGAAGTCTGGCAGCCAGGGGCACTAACTCACGTCATACGCTCCTCACACTTCTTGCTCATGCCAATACTAAAGTATTTGATATCAACCTGAGGCAGCCATTTTATGACCGCGAACTCATACAAAAGCTACTACAGCATGCCGACATCGCAAAGGTAAATGAAGAAGAGTTTAGCTTGCTGGCACAGTGGTTTCTGGGCAAAGAGAGTGAAGAAACAGCAGAAAATGATATTTATGAGTTAGCCGAAAAGTTTAAGCTGGATACCATTTGTATCACCAGAGGTAGCAAAGGCGCAAGCTTATTAGCAGAGGGCAAATTATGGCATCAGGCAGGTTTCCATGTTACTGTAGCTGATACCGTAGGCAGTGGAGATGCTTTTTTGGGCGCCTTTTTAAGTCAGATGCTGCACAACAAAAATCCACAAGAGTGCCTGCAATACGGCTGTGCGGTAGGCGCATATGTAGCTTCTCAAAAAGGAGCTACACCGCAGGTAAATACGCAAATCATTCAGGATTTTTTCAAATAA
- a CDS encoding SusC/RagA family TonB-linked outer membrane protein has protein sequence MKKQTLLKLLPAHCCLLALFWLCSFTIARAQETTVSGTVTDENNEGLPGVNVLIKGTAKGTVTDVMGSYSLSGVAPSDSLLFTSVGYASQVIAVGNQTAINIKLSEDVQSLQEVVVVGYTAERKVDLTGAIAVVELEPLKGQSLSSGNPAQALQGRVPGLYIERSGDPTGTNQQILIRGANTLGDNNPLYIIDGVPTTRPEVFASLNPSVIESVQVLKDASAASIYGSRASNGVLIVSTKNRVGGGDKKFNVQFNSNISALSEKGQRYEMLNAVDRGRALWQASVNDRTDPAGGYGEIYDFDWNGDFDNPVLNGVSVRPLVGGAPNVPAGDTDWQDIMYETGYVYNNDLTVSGGTENAFLLANIGYLKNTGTLAYTNYDRYTAKLNSNFSLFEDVVNFGVNTQFASSNETLASPDVGSAPTPGLAVTLAPTIPVYTSDGDFAGPLGSGYSDRNNPLLMQYINRWDNTHRSSFLGNAFASVRLLENLNFRTSMGVDYNQISIKNIEPRVSNGFITRSINSLTRVEDDYLSLTFSNTLTYKLELGNHNFDILVGTEAVKTDLTFLTSSAQEFAVETEDFFVLNAATGLRNNTGDETGSRLSSQFGKLSYRFQDKYLASFTLRRDGSSRFGANNRYGIFPAATVGWRIDQEDFMTGIEPLTQLKLRAGYGEVGNQSIGDLSRFGLFAPRYGLTQEQVRRTGFFFDQFYNVGTAYDLAGVNTGTLPSGFVSIQGANPDLKWETTTEINVGVDFGFFTQKLQGSFDYFTRKTRDVLITPPVASAAGEGVLRTLNGATVENQGWELALGYTDELESGLTYTISTNFSSFRDEITELPEEVRTGFAGNAEQDILGESQFAIFGYRTDGLFQSQEEVNAHANQVGAAPGRIRYVDLNNDGIVNALDQEYFGTTLPKLEYALSINLAYRGFDFSLFGSGVSGRRGFDNYIFLNEFIRGRDNVGPGTLDAWTPENSDSSIPALTLSDGNNETRTSDYLFVNNSYFKLRNLSLGYSLNQNTLDNMGPVSNLRVYVQAENLFWFKNEEYGGPDPERRDINAIPVPTVLSLGLNLSL, from the coding sequence ATGAAAAAGCAAACCTTACTAAAACTACTCCCGGCACATTGCTGTCTGCTAGCCCTGTTCTGGCTTTGCAGCTTCACTATAGCCCGGGCACAGGAAACTACCGTAAGCGGCACAGTTACTGACGAAAATAATGAGGGGCTACCCGGCGTTAATGTGCTGATTAAAGGTACGGCTAAAGGAACAGTAACAGATGTAATGGGTAGCTACAGTCTGAGTGGTGTTGCTCCTTCAGATTCTTTACTGTTTACCTCCGTAGGCTATGCCTCACAGGTAATAGCGGTTGGCAATCAGACGGCTATCAACATCAAGCTGTCTGAAGATGTTCAGTCCCTTCAGGAGGTTGTGGTGGTAGGCTATACTGCTGAGCGTAAGGTAGATCTTACTGGCGCCATCGCTGTAGTAGAGCTTGAGCCACTGAAAGGGCAGAGTCTTAGTTCAGGAAACCCGGCGCAAGCCCTGCAAGGAAGAGTACCAGGCCTTTACATAGAACGTTCCGGCGACCCTACCGGTACAAACCAGCAAATCCTAATCCGTGGAGCTAATACTTTGGGAGATAACAACCCGCTCTACATTATTGATGGTGTGCCTACCACACGCCCAGAGGTATTTGCCAGCCTCAACCCCAGCGTTATAGAATCTGTTCAGGTACTTAAAGATGCTTCAGCAGCCTCCATATATGGCTCCAGAGCCTCAAACGGCGTACTCATAGTGTCTACCAAAAACCGAGTTGGTGGCGGTGACAAGAAATTTAATGTGCAATTTAACTCTAACATATCGGCACTTTCTGAAAAAGGGCAGCGATACGAAATGTTAAATGCTGTAGATCGCGGAAGAGCGCTCTGGCAAGCCTCTGTAAATGACCGCACTGACCCTGCGGGAGGTTACGGAGAAATTTATGACTTTGACTGGAATGGAGATTTTGATAATCCCGTATTAAATGGTGTAAGCGTACGACCTCTAGTTGGGGGAGCCCCAAATGTGCCGGCAGGAGATACCGACTGGCAGGATATAATGTACGAAACTGGGTATGTGTATAATAACGATTTAACAGTCTCCGGCGGTACAGAAAATGCTTTTTTGTTAGCCAACATTGGATACCTGAAGAACACAGGCACACTGGCTTATACCAATTATGACCGATATACAGCCAAGCTTAACTCTAATTTTAGCCTGTTTGAGGATGTTGTTAACTTCGGCGTAAACACACAATTTGCTTCTTCTAACGAAACACTGGCCTCTCCTGATGTAGGCTCGGCCCCTACTCCCGGCCTGGCGGTTACGCTTGCCCCTACTATTCCTGTTTACACATCAGATGGAGACTTTGCCGGCCCACTCGGTTCAGGCTACTCCGACCGAAACAATCCCTTACTCATGCAGTACATCAACCGCTGGGACAATACACACCGCAGCTCTTTTCTGGGTAATGCTTTCGCGTCGGTTCGTCTATTGGAAAATCTGAATTTCAGAACCAGTATGGGGGTAGATTATAACCAAATTAGCATCAAGAATATTGAGCCTAGAGTCTCTAATGGATTTATTACCAGAAGTATCAACAGCCTGACTCGGGTAGAAGATGATTACCTAAGCCTGACTTTCTCTAATACCCTAACATACAAGCTGGAGCTAGGCAACCATAACTTTGATATACTGGTAGGTACTGAAGCCGTGAAAACGGATCTCACTTTTTTAACTTCCAGCGCGCAAGAGTTTGCCGTAGAGACTGAGGACTTCTTTGTGCTCAATGCTGCCACAGGCTTGCGCAACAATACAGGAGATGAAACAGGTAGCCGACTTTCTTCACAATTCGGTAAATTAAGCTATCGCTTTCAGGACAAATATCTGGCGTCATTTACCCTACGCAGAGATGGCTCATCACGATTTGGAGCCAACAACCGCTACGGTATTTTTCCTGCAGCTACTGTAGGCTGGAGAATAGACCAGGAAGATTTTATGACTGGCATAGAACCCCTGACCCAGCTAAAGCTGAGAGCTGGCTATGGCGAAGTGGGTAATCAGTCTATTGGTGACCTTTCTCGCTTTGGCTTATTTGCACCTCGCTATGGACTTACCCAGGAGCAGGTACGCCGTACTGGCTTCTTCTTTGATCAGTTTTATAATGTAGGTACTGCTTACGACCTGGCCGGTGTAAACACAGGTACTTTACCTTCTGGCTTTGTATCTATCCAGGGTGCGAACCCAGACCTGAAGTGGGAGACCACAACCGAAATTAATGTAGGGGTAGACTTCGGCTTCTTTACTCAAAAACTACAAGGTTCATTTGACTATTTTACTCGTAAAACCAGAGACGTGCTAATTACCCCACCAGTAGCTTCTGCGGCGGGTGAAGGCGTACTTAGAACACTTAATGGAGCTACAGTAGAAAATCAGGGCTGGGAGCTAGCCCTGGGCTATACTGATGAGCTGGAAAGTGGCCTTACCTATACCATATCTACCAACTTTAGTAGCTTCAGAGATGAAATTACTGAGCTGCCGGAAGAGGTGCGCACTGGCTTTGCCGGCAATGCTGAACAGGATATTCTGGGTGAATCTCAGTTCGCTATATTTGGTTACCGAACCGATGGTCTCTTCCAAAGCCAGGAAGAGGTAAATGCTCATGCTAACCAGGTTGGTGCAGCACCCGGTCGCATTCGTTATGTAGACCTAAACAACGATGGTATTGTTAACGCTCTGGATCAGGAGTATTTTGGTACTACCCTACCCAAGCTGGAGTATGCCCTGAGCATTAATCTGGCTTACCGTGGATTTGACTTTTCATTGTTTGGCTCTGGGGTAAGTGGTCGTCGTGGGTTTGACAATTACATATTCCTCAACGAATTTATCCGTGGTAGAGACAATGTAGGCCCTGGCACACTCGACGCCTGGACTCCCGAGAACTCAGACTCATCTATTCCAGCACTTACGCTTTCTGACGGAAATAATGAAACCCGTACCTCTGACTATTTATTTGTAAACAACTCGTACTTCAAACTCAGAAACTTGTCTTTGGGCTATAGCTTGAACCAGAATACGCTGGATAATATGGGCCCTGTAAGCAACCTGAGAGTTTATGTACAGGCAGAAAACCTCTTCTGGTTCAAAAATGAAGAGTATGGTGGACCCGACCCTGAGCGCCGGGATATAAATGCCATCCCTGTTCCAACAGTACTATCGCTTGGACTCAACCTGAGCCTATAA